Below is a genomic region from Deltaproteobacteria bacterium.
AGAGAAGCAGACTAATATACTAATTTCTGGTTCTAGCAAAGAGCTGGTGGGACAAGTTGCAGCTAAAATCAGAGGATTTAGATCTCCTGAGCCTTATTTAGGTAAAGGAATTAAGTATACTTCAGAAACTATAAAACGAAAAGCTGGAAAATCTGCTGGAAAATAGGAGGATTTAGTGAAGGTTATTATTAAAAAAAGTTTTTCAGACAGATTGGTCAATAGACTTTCTAAAAAAAATAGAATTAGAAAAAAAGTTAATGGAACATTACAGCGTCCAAGATTATGTATTTACAGGTCATTGAATCACATTTATGCACAGATAATTGATGATGTTGCAATGAAGACTGTTTTGGAGGCATCATCTCTTGATATTTCAGAGAAGATGAGTTTGTCAAAAAAAGCTGTCGAGGTTGGGAAGTTATTAGCAAATAAAGCAAAAAAACTTAATGTTGAATCGGTAGTTTTTGACAGAAATGGTTTTATTTATCATGGTAGGATTAAATCTTTGGCGGATTCTGCAAGGGAAAATGGTCTTAAATTTTAAGGGTGAAAAATGGATAAAGTTAATAGTGATTTTGAAGAAAGAGTTGTAGCCATAAACAGAGTAACTAAAGTTGTTAAGGGAGGAAGAAGATTTTCTTTCGCTGCCCTAGTCGTTGTTGGCAATAAACTTGGAGAGGTTGGATTTGGTTCTGGTAAGGCTGGTGAGGTTCCAGAAGCAATTGGAAAAGCAACTAGATCTGCAAAAAAAAATTCATATTCGGTAAATTTAAAGGAAAACAGGACTATTAACCATGAAGTAATTGGTAGATTTGGTTCAGCTAAGGTTATTTTAAAACCAGCTTCTGAGGGAACAGGTGTTATTGCTGGTGGTGCGGTTAGATCTGTTTTAGAGTCCGTTGGGATAAAAGACATATTAACAAAATGCATTGGGACAAGAAACCCTCATAATGCCGTTAGGGCAACAATTGATGGTCTAATTCAGTTAAAGGCTGGAGTAATTAAAAATGAAAAAATTTAAAGTTAAATTGGTTAAATCTTTAATTGGATGTTCTCAGTCACAGATTAAGACAGCTAATGTATTAGGGCTAAAAAAAATT
It encodes:
- a CDS encoding 50S ribosomal protein L18 — encoded protein: MIKKSFSDRLVNRLSKKNRIRKKVNGTLQRPRLCIYRSLNHIYAQIIDDVAMKTVLEASSLDISEKMSLSKKAVEVGKLLANKAKKLNVESVVFDRNGFIYHGRIKSLADSARENGLKF
- the rpmD gene encoding 50S ribosomal protein L30, with product MKKFKVKLVKSLIGCSQSQIKTANVLGLKKINNSRTFIDTPQFRGQVKKIQHLIILEKESK
- the rpsE gene encoding 30S ribosomal protein S5; translated protein: MDKVNSDFEERVVAINRVTKVVKGGRRFSFAALVVVGNKLGEVGFGSGKAGEVPEAIGKATRSAKKNSYSVNLKENRTINHEVIGRFGSAKVILKPASEGTGVIAGGAVRSVLESVGIKDILTKCIGTRNPHNAVRATIDGLIQLKAGVIKNEKI